The Corallococcus soli genome contains a region encoding:
- a CDS encoding UBP-type zinc finger domain-containing protein, with the protein MKKACSHLEATAHHRTASTHPSGHGCVECLKDGGEWVHLRLCLTCGHVGCCDDSPSRHATGHFHASSHPVIKSFEPGEDWAWCFVDEQLLERIPTFPGESPSAHYSAP; encoded by the coding sequence ATGAAGAAGGCATGTTCCCACCTGGAAGCGACCGCGCATCACCGGACGGCGTCCACCCACCCCAGCGGCCACGGATGCGTCGAGTGTTTGAAGGACGGAGGTGAATGGGTCCACCTCAGGCTGTGCCTGACCTGCGGGCACGTGGGCTGCTGCGACGACTCGCCGTCACGCCACGCGACCGGCCACTTCCACGCCAGCTCCCACCCGGTCATCAAATCCTTCGAGCCTGGGGAGGACTGGGCCTGGTGCTTCGTGGACGAGCAGCTCCTCGAGCGGATCCCCACCTTTCCAGGCGAGTCGCCGTCGGCGCACTACTCCGCCCCATGA